A genome region from Solirubrobacter pauli includes the following:
- a CDS encoding ATP-binding protein translates to MDCDKCDGSGFIFDEEARKAYPCECRPARLARKRAAAVAGRIPKAYRGVSFEREPLPSLERSHPHVVRAVRRYCDTITERTQAGRGMWFTGPPGTGKTTLAMLISKRAMEADRTVAIYSLPRLLAMLRETFRDDATHSLSQLIDMLCSVDLLHIDDVGAEQTSPWVLEQLYTVVNTRYEEQRSIIVTTNLIDIAAEQPDQELREQIGDRTVSRLYEMCGDPLPMFGADRRLEAQFNLPEPVPTSTTPDPFDDSQWDERPSGYGRSR, encoded by the coding sequence ATGGACTGCGACAAGTGCGACGGGTCGGGGTTCATCTTCGACGAGGAGGCGCGCAAGGCGTACCCGTGCGAGTGCCGGCCGGCCCGGCTGGCGCGCAAGCGGGCCGCCGCGGTCGCGGGCCGGATCCCCAAGGCGTACCGGGGCGTCTCGTTCGAGCGTGAGCCGCTGCCGTCGCTGGAGCGGTCGCACCCGCACGTCGTGCGCGCGGTCCGCCGCTACTGCGACACGATCACCGAGCGCACCCAGGCCGGCCGCGGGATGTGGTTCACGGGCCCGCCCGGCACCGGCAAGACGACGCTCGCGATGCTCATCTCCAAGCGCGCTATGGAGGCCGACCGCACGGTCGCGATCTACTCGCTGCCGCGGCTGCTGGCGATGCTGCGGGAGACGTTCCGCGACGACGCCACGCACAGCCTCAGCCAGCTGATCGACATGCTCTGCTCGGTGGACCTGCTGCACATCGACGACGTCGGCGCCGAGCAGACCTCGCCGTGGGTGCTCGAGCAGCTCTACACGGTCGTCAACACCCGCTACGAGGAGCAGCGGTCGATCATCGTCACCACGAACCTGATCGACATCGCCGCCGAGCAGCCCGACCAGGAGCTGCGCGAGCAGATCGGGGACCGCACGGTCTCGCGCCTGTACGAGATGTGCGGCGACCCGCTGCCGATGTTCGGCGCCGACCGCCGGCTCGAGGCCCAGTTCAACCTTCCCGAACCGGTGCCGACCTCCACCACTCCGGACCCGTTCGACGACTCGCAGTGGGACGAGCGGCCCTCGGGATACGGCCGCTCGCGCTGA